A genome region from Geobacter pickeringii includes the following:
- the mqnE gene encoding aminofutalosine synthase MqnE codes for MITLAAITEKVMSGERITDDEALFLFDSHDLIALGELASAVNRRRNGDRVFFNVNRHINHTNICVNRCAFCAFSRTADEPGAYLYDLEEVRNRAMEARAQGATEIHIVGGLHPDLPFEFYLELLRTVKSVSPDLHVKAFTAVEIDYLARIAGLSLAETLRELKGAGLGSLPGGGAEILGDAVRRRLCPEKISGERWLAVMEEVHRAGLKSNATMLFGHIESYADRVDHMRQLRELQDRTGGFQVFIPLAFQKENNPLGHLKRPGSGGVDALKTLAVARIYLDNFANIKAYWVMLGVKIAQAALAFGVNDLDGTVVEEKIGHDAGAATPQTMGRDEIAALIRTAGRVPVERDTLYNELRTY; via the coding sequence ATGATAACGCTTGCTGCCATCACCGAGAAGGTCATGTCGGGTGAACGGATCACCGACGACGAGGCCCTCTTCCTCTTCGACTCCCACGACCTCATCGCCTTGGGGGAACTGGCCTCCGCCGTCAACCGCCGCCGCAACGGCGACCGGGTCTTTTTCAACGTCAACCGGCACATCAACCACACGAACATCTGTGTGAACCGCTGCGCCTTCTGCGCCTTTTCCCGCACCGCCGACGAGCCGGGAGCGTACCTCTACGATCTGGAGGAGGTCCGCAACCGGGCGATGGAGGCCCGTGCCCAGGGGGCCACGGAGATCCACATCGTTGGCGGCCTCCACCCGGACCTGCCGTTCGAATTCTACCTCGAACTGCTCCGGACCGTGAAGTCGGTCTCCCCCGATCTCCACGTGAAGGCCTTCACCGCCGTGGAGATCGACTACCTCGCCCGCATCGCGGGACTCTCCCTTGCCGAGACCCTGCGGGAGCTGAAGGGGGCCGGACTCGGCTCCCTCCCCGGCGGCGGGGCGGAGATCCTCGGGGATGCGGTGCGGCGCAGGCTCTGCCCCGAGAAGATCTCCGGCGAGCGGTGGCTCGCCGTCATGGAGGAGGTCCATCGGGCGGGGCTCAAGTCCAACGCCACCATGCTTTTCGGCCACATCGAGAGCTACGCCGACCGCGTCGACCACATGCGACAACTCCGGGAGCTTCAGGACCGGACCGGCGGGTTCCAGGTCTTCATCCCCCTTGCCTTCCAGAAGGAGAATAATCCCCTCGGCCATCTGAAGCGACCCGGCTCCGGGGGGGTCGACGCCCTGAAGACCCTGGCCGTGGCCCGCATCTACCTCGACAACTTCGCCAACATCAAGGCCTACTGGGTCATGCTGGGGGTGAAGATCGCCCAGGCGGCCCTCGCCTTCGGGGTGAACGACCTAGACGGCACCGTGGTGGAGGAGAAGATCGGCCACGACGCCGGCGCCGCCACCCCCCAGACCATGGGGCGCGACGA
- a CDS encoding UbiX family flavin prenyltransferase, which produces MSGRHVVLALTGASGAAYGLRLGGELLRGGHRVTFLVSRPGFAVLREECGLSWEGDPPAVAEHLAAYYGETAGTLHYYADDDLLAPIASGSRAPDAMVVSPCSMGSLARIAAGLSGTLIERCADVALKEGRPLVLVPRETPLSPIHLENMLKLARLGVRIVPAMPAFYQKPATVDDLVAFVAGKVLDTLGIPHTLFTRWGEP; this is translated from the coding sequence ATGAGCGGGAGGCACGTGGTTCTTGCCCTGACGGGGGCATCGGGCGCGGCCTACGGCCTGCGGCTCGGCGGGGAACTGCTGCGAGGGGGACACCGGGTCACCTTTCTGGTGAGCCGGCCGGGATTCGCCGTCTTGCGCGAGGAGTGCGGCCTCTCCTGGGAGGGGGATCCCCCCGCCGTTGCCGAGCACCTGGCCGCCTATTACGGGGAGACCGCCGGGACGCTGCACTATTATGCCGATGACGATCTGCTGGCCCCCATTGCCAGCGGGTCCCGCGCCCCCGACGCCATGGTGGTCTCTCCCTGTTCCATGGGGAGCCTTGCCCGGATCGCCGCCGGCCTTTCCGGCACCCTCATCGAGCGGTGTGCCGACGTGGCGCTCAAGGAGGGGCGGCCCCTCGTCCTCGTCCCCCGGGAGACGCCGCTTTCGCCGATCCACCTGGAGAACATGCTGAAGCTCGCCCGGCTCGGGGTCCGCATCGTCCCGGCCATGCCCGCCTTCTACCAGAAACCCGCGACGGTGGATGATCTCGTGGCGTTCGTGGCCGGCAAGGTCCTCGATACCCTCGGCATCCCCCACACGCTCTTCACACGCTGGGGTGAACCATGA
- a CDS encoding 4-hydroxybenzoate octaprenyltransferase, producing MVSDERMETGMVKKVAVFLEMIKFSHTVFALPFAFTGAILAARGLPTAAQAFWILMAMVGARTAAMGLNRFIDAEIDARNPRTAGRAIPAGLIGKGTVAVFIAASIALMLYAAHRLNPLCLSLAPVALFFLVLYSYCKRFTALAHVVLGICLAAAPLGAWIAIRGSVGVPAVLVGLAVLFWVAGFDILYALQDLEFDRASGLHSIPVRLGVNGSLWTARLFHGVMVLLLAALAPVAGLGGWFVAGFALCVAMLFYEHWLLRSGDLSRLDAAFFNMNGYISITLFVATLVDVLAGRGGA from the coding sequence ATGGTCAGTGATGAGCGGATGGAGACAGGAATGGTGAAGAAGGTAGCCGTCTTTCTGGAGATGATCAAATTCTCCCATACGGTTTTTGCGCTGCCGTTCGCGTTCACCGGCGCGATCCTGGCCGCCCGGGGGCTTCCGACGGCGGCCCAGGCGTTCTGGATCCTGATGGCGATGGTGGGGGCCCGGACCGCTGCCATGGGGCTGAACCGCTTCATCGATGCGGAGATCGACGCCCGCAACCCCCGCACCGCCGGCCGCGCCATTCCGGCGGGACTCATCGGCAAGGGGACCGTTGCCGTTTTCATCGCCGCCTCGATCGCTCTGATGCTCTACGCTGCCCACCGCCTGAACCCCCTCTGCCTCTCTCTGGCGCCGGTGGCGCTCTTCTTTCTCGTGCTCTACTCCTACTGCAAGCGGTTCACCGCGCTTGCCCACGTGGTCCTCGGCATCTGCCTCGCCGCCGCCCCCCTCGGGGCGTGGATTGCCATCCGGGGAAGCGTCGGGGTGCCGGCCGTGCTTGTCGGCCTTGCGGTCCTCTTCTGGGTCGCCGGGTTCGACATCCTCTACGCCCTCCAGGACCTGGAGTTCGACCGGGCGAGCGGCCTCCATTCCATTCCGGTGCGGCTCGGCGTGAACGGTTCCCTCTGGACCGCCCGCCTCTTCCACGGGGTGATGGTCCTGCTCCTGGCGGCTCTCGCCCCCGTTGCCGGTCTCGGGGGATGGTTCGTGGCCGGCTTTGCGCTGTGCGTCGCGATGCTCTTCTACGAGCACTGGCTGCTGCGCAGTGGCGATCTCTCCCGACTCGACGCTGCGTTCTTCAACATGAACGGCTACATCAGCATCACCCTCTTCGTTGCCACCCTCGTCGACGTGCTGGCGGGGAGGGGGGGCGCATGA
- a CDS encoding UbiD family decarboxylase has protein sequence MFRSLHEFLEELERLGELHRVGSEVDPRLEIAAVTDRVCKSADGGKALLFEKVRGGEIPVATNLFGSPRRMAAALGLSALEELTARMEELLGPAAGDGDSDPLAASHVADALRRYLPVPVTAAPCQEIVETAPELSRYPFLTSWPGDGHPHGDGRFITLPLVITRDPDTGCANCGMYRVWIAGERNAGIRWYVGTGGNRHERKYRERGEPMPVAVAVGGDPALALAAMLPLPDGVDEMQFAGWLRGAPLEMVRCRTSELLVPAGAELVIEGCVEPGETILDGAFGNHTGFYVPAAPVPHLRVSCVTRRRACVYPATVVGPPPMEDCHLAQAAAQLLLPLFRRRWSDIVDISFPAEWIFHGGAIVSIRGGAAARAKELMEELWASELMGGARLIVVVDEDADVRDLSHVAWRIANLPDWRRDLVISGRERGTPLFPWLGSRLGIDATRSGGGGTRPPELAMDAEIRRMVDQRWGEYGF, from the coding sequence ATGTTTCGCAGCCTGCACGAGTTTCTCGAAGAGCTCGAACGCCTGGGCGAACTGCACCGGGTGGGGAGCGAGGTCGATCCGCGGCTTGAGATCGCTGCCGTCACTGACCGGGTGTGCAAATCGGCCGACGGCGGAAAGGCGCTTCTCTTCGAAAAGGTGCGGGGTGGCGAGATTCCGGTGGCCACCAATCTCTTCGGTTCGCCCCGGCGGATGGCGGCGGCCTTGGGACTCTCGGCCCTCGAAGAGCTGACGGCGCGGATGGAGGAGCTTCTCGGGCCGGCTGCGGGAGATGGGGATTCCGATCCTCTGGCGGCATCTCATGTCGCCGATGCGCTGCGGCGGTATCTACCGGTGCCGGTGACCGCGGCCCCCTGCCAGGAAATTGTCGAAACGGCTCCCGAACTCTCCCGTTATCCCTTTCTCACTTCCTGGCCCGGCGACGGTCATCCCCACGGTGACGGTCGCTTCATCACCCTGCCGCTGGTTATCACCCGCGATCCGGACACCGGCTGCGCCAACTGCGGCATGTACCGGGTCTGGATCGCCGGGGAGCGCAATGCCGGCATCCGCTGGTATGTTGGGACGGGGGGGAATCGCCACGAACGGAAATACCGTGAGCGTGGCGAACCGATGCCGGTGGCGGTAGCCGTCGGAGGGGATCCGGCCCTTGCCCTGGCCGCCATGCTCCCCTTGCCGGATGGGGTTGACGAGATGCAGTTCGCCGGCTGGCTTCGCGGGGCGCCGCTGGAGATGGTCCGGTGCCGGACGAGCGAGCTGCTGGTGCCGGCCGGTGCCGAGCTTGTCATCGAGGGGTGCGTAGAGCCGGGGGAGACGATCCTGGATGGCGCCTTCGGCAATCACACCGGATTCTACGTCCCCGCCGCCCCCGTGCCGCATCTTCGGGTTTCGTGCGTGACCCGGCGTAGGGCGTGCGTTTACCCGGCCACGGTGGTGGGGCCTCCTCCCATGGAGGACTGCCACCTGGCGCAGGCGGCGGCCCAGCTTCTTCTTCCGCTCTTCCGCCGTCGCTGGTCCGATATCGTCGACATCTCCTTTCCCGCGGAGTGGATCTTCCACGGCGGCGCCATCGTCTCGATCAGAGGGGGGGCGGCGGCCCGGGCCAAAGAACTGATGGAAGAGCTGTGGGCGTCGGAGCTGATGGGGGGGGCGCGGCTCATCGTCGTGGTGGATGAGGATGCGGATGTCCGGGACCTGTCGCACGTCGCCTGGCGAATCGCGAATCTCCCCGACTGGCGGCGCGATCTGGTGATCTCCGGGCGGGAGCGGGGGACGCCACTTTTCCCCTGGCTCGGGAGCCGGCTCGGAATCGACGCCACCCGCAGTGGCGGCGGGGGAACAAGGCCGCCGGAGCTGGCAATGGACGCGGAGATACGTCGAATGGTAGATCAACGCTGGGGGGAATACGGTTTTTGA
- a CDS encoding type IV pilus twitching motility protein PilT, producing the protein MARIDALFKMLKEQGASDLHLSSGAPPIFRLHGEMARQNFKPLTHEELTSILYEILDEKQKETFETRHDLDFAYAIPGLARFRGNYLMTHRGVAAVFRIIPSKILSADDLGLPDGVRKMTQFKKGLVLVTGPTGSGKSTTLAAMIDLINATRKEHILTLEDPLEFIHENKMSLLNQRQIGEHSDSFTNALRAALREDPDVILVGEMRDLETISLAMSAAETGHLVFGTLHTNSAAKTIDRIIDVFPKDAQEQTRTMLSESLKGVVCQQLLRTADGKGRCAALEIMLGTPAIGNLIREGKTFQIPSIIQTAKKDGMQLMDQHLLDLLKMKKIAPEEAYRCAQDKKQFEQYLPEKPAQ; encoded by the coding sequence ATGGCACGCATAGACGCACTCTTCAAAATGCTCAAGGAGCAGGGAGCATCGGACCTGCACCTCTCCTCCGGGGCCCCCCCGATCTTCCGACTCCACGGGGAGATGGCCCGCCAGAACTTCAAGCCCCTCACCCACGAGGAGCTGACGTCGATCCTCTACGAGATCCTGGACGAGAAGCAGAAGGAGACCTTCGAGACGAGGCACGACCTGGACTTCGCCTACGCCATCCCGGGGCTTGCCCGTTTCCGGGGCAACTACCTGATGACCCACCGGGGGGTCGCCGCGGTCTTCCGGATCATCCCGAGCAAGATCCTGTCGGCCGACGATCTGGGGCTTCCGGATGGGGTCCGGAAGATGACCCAGTTCAAGAAGGGGCTGGTGCTGGTCACCGGGCCCACGGGGTCGGGGAAGTCGACGACCCTGGCCGCGATGATCGATCTCATCAATGCCACCCGCAAGGAGCATATCCTCACGCTGGAGGACCCCCTGGAGTTCATCCACGAGAACAAGATGTCGCTCCTCAACCAGCGTCAGATCGGGGAGCACTCCGACAGTTTCACCAACGCCCTGCGGGCGGCATTGCGGGAAGACCCCGACGTGATCCTCGTCGGTGAGATGCGGGATCTGGAAACCATCAGCCTCGCCATGAGCGCCGCCGAAACCGGACACCTCGTTTTCGGGACCCTGCACACCAACTCGGCGGCCAAGACCATTGACCGGATCATCGACGTCTTCCCCAAAGACGCCCAGGAGCAGACCCGCACCATGCTCTCCGAGTCCCTCAAGGGGGTCGTCTGTCAGCAGCTTCTCCGGACTGCCGACGGCAAGGGGCGTTGTGCGGCGCTGGAGATCATGCTCGGTACGCCGGCCATCGGCAACCTGATCCGGGAGGGTAAGACCTTCCAGATACCTTCCATCATCCAGACCGCCAAGAAGGACGGGATGCAGTTGATGGACCAGCACCTGCTCGACCTCCTCAAGATGAAGAAGATCGCGCCGGAGGAGGCGTACCGCTGTGCCCAGGACAAGAAGCAGTTCGAACAGTATCTGCCGGAAAAACCGGCGCAATAG
- a CDS encoding ATPase, T2SS/T4P/T4SS family, protein MESIVKEGSLGSILFKCQIISEDDIRAALEEQVQTGSRFGEALVRLGIVTQEDIDWALSNQLNIPYVRLKPTMVDRGAVAFVPAALARQYNLMPLICAGGELSIAIADPLNNAAIAAVEKATGCTVSISVGLIREIREMQELFYGPSEVAESLGFTSANFPSAALEAINRDLGGAKLVDYLLLFIVQQKLSSLSLQPVGDAVIIAARRGGQTREVGRLAPTHYPEVILRVRKLARIVGAGEFAVRGELSFAWKGKTIAFQVALLRGEGGDHLTLRMHIATQFPATVADLGLSAEKMATFETLAAAERGMVLVGVREPDLRSRMIDLYLQEHETAAKTVIVLGGGAGQGEKRFPRVPLSPDTDLGEVVTAVLEHDPDIIVLEDATDERSFSALCKAAIRGKLVVAGMAFGDTAPLLKQLLYFRDRHYLAPGQLRGVIVAKGIRTLCPDCRRSEPCTPEEARMLRLGEGGSCCRAAGCPACDQTGHGEKRYLVDLLTIDEGARGHLEGAATADEFLDYAKTRGWRGLAEEGRELLTAGDLSPEEFAASILT, encoded by the coding sequence ATGGAAAGCATCGTCAAGGAAGGGTCCCTCGGCTCCATTCTCTTCAAGTGCCAGATCATCAGCGAAGACGACATCCGGGCGGCCCTGGAGGAGCAGGTCCAGACGGGAAGCCGCTTCGGCGAGGCGCTCGTCAGGCTCGGCATCGTGACCCAGGAGGATATCGACTGGGCGCTCTCCAACCAACTCAATATTCCGTACGTACGCCTCAAGCCGACCATGGTCGACAGGGGGGCCGTGGCGTTCGTCCCGGCGGCCCTGGCCCGCCAGTACAACCTGATGCCGCTCATCTGCGCCGGTGGCGAGCTCAGCATCGCCATTGCCGACCCCCTCAACAATGCCGCCATCGCCGCGGTCGAGAAGGCCACCGGCTGCACGGTCTCCATCTCGGTGGGGCTCATCCGCGAGATTCGCGAGATGCAAGAGCTGTTCTACGGCCCCTCCGAGGTGGCGGAGAGTCTCGGCTTTACCTCGGCAAATTTCCCCTCCGCTGCCCTTGAGGCGATCAACCGCGACCTCGGCGGGGCGAAACTCGTCGATTACCTCCTCCTCTTCATTGTCCAGCAGAAGCTGTCGTCTCTGTCCCTCCAGCCCGTTGGCGACGCCGTGATCATTGCCGCCCGGCGTGGCGGCCAGACGCGGGAAGTGGGGAGGCTCGCCCCCACCCACTACCCCGAGGTGATCCTGCGGGTGCGCAAACTCGCCCGGATTGTCGGCGCCGGTGAGTTTGCCGTCCGGGGCGAGCTCAGCTTTGCGTGGAAAGGAAAGACCATCGCCTTCCAGGTGGCGCTCCTGCGGGGGGAGGGGGGAGACCACCTCACCCTCCGGATGCACATCGCGACCCAGTTCCCGGCCACGGTGGCCGATCTCGGGCTTTCCGCGGAAAAGATGGCGACCTTCGAGACGCTGGCCGCCGCGGAACGGGGGATGGTCCTCGTCGGTGTCCGGGAGCCGGACCTGCGCAGTCGGATGATCGATCTCTATCTTCAGGAGCACGAAACGGCAGCGAAGACTGTTATCGTGCTCGGCGGGGGGGCGGGGCAGGGCGAAAAGCGGTTCCCGCGCGTGCCGCTCTCCCCCGATACGGACCTTGGGGAGGTGGTAACGGCGGTACTTGAACACGATCCCGATATCATCGTCCTGGAAGACGCCACCGACGAACGCTCCTTTTCCGCTCTGTGCAAGGCGGCGATCCGTGGCAAGCTTGTGGTGGCCGGTATGGCGTTCGGCGATACCGCTCCCCTGCTGAAGCAGCTCCTGTACTTCCGTGACCGGCACTACCTCGCGCCGGGCCAGCTGCGGGGAGTGATCGTCGCCAAGGGGATCCGTACCCTCTGCCCCGACTGCCGGAGAAGCGAACCGTGTACCCCCGAGGAGGCACGGATGCTCCGCCTTGGCGAGGGGGGGAGCTGCTGCCGGGCGGCAGGGTGTCCGGCGTGCGACCAGACGGGCCACGGCGAAAAACGGTACCTCGTGGATCTGCTGACAATCGACGAGGGTGCCCGCGGACACCTTGAGGGGGCCGCCACGGCGGACGAATTCCTCGACTACGCAAAGACCCGCGGATGGCGGGGGCTGGCGGAAGAGGGGCGGGAGCTCCTCACTGCCGGCGACCTCTCCCCAGAGGAGTTCGCGGCATCCATTCTCACCTGA
- a CDS encoding transglycosylase domain-containing protein, giving the protein MKKTALVAAVLVIAYGCYIGVSLMFLPSVGILQNRKTNLTIQVKDWQGEYHPFTVGPKNRYWTPSGAIPSEMKWAVIVAEDANFYKHEGVDVKALKNAIKYDLEKKSFARGASTITQQVAKNLFLSREKTISRKIKEIVLARRMEEELTKGRIIELYLNVVELGPMVYGVGHGARYYFGKPASALTPRECAFLAAMLPGPRVAYNPYKNLDKVVKRSDMILRLLRGKGVLSEGEYRQALQQLPNVAGLQRKVDASIKQEETTFRNTSSATLPGAGEEPKKEGEPLPPASQPAPEGAPGGDGQGGTASVGGGTQEMEKK; this is encoded by the coding sequence ATGAAAAAAACAGCACTTGTCGCCGCCGTTTTGGTGATCGCCTACGGCTGCTATATCGGTGTGTCGCTCATGTTTCTTCCCTCCGTGGGAATCCTCCAGAACCGCAAGACCAATCTGACGATCCAGGTCAAGGACTGGCAGGGCGAATACCATCCGTTCACCGTCGGCCCGAAGAACCGCTACTGGACCCCGTCGGGAGCCATACCGTCGGAGATGAAATGGGCGGTGATCGTTGCCGAGGATGCTAATTTCTACAAGCATGAGGGGGTTGACGTAAAGGCCCTCAAGAACGCCATCAAGTACGACCTGGAAAAGAAGAGTTTTGCCCGGGGGGCATCCACCATAACCCAGCAGGTGGCAAAGAATCTCTTCCTCTCCCGGGAAAAGACGATTTCACGCAAGATCAAGGAGATCGTCCTCGCGAGGCGGATGGAGGAAGAGCTGACGAAGGGGCGGATCATCGAGCTCTATCTGAATGTGGTGGAGCTGGGACCGATGGTCTATGGGGTCGGCCACGGGGCGCGCTACTACTTTGGCAAGCCGGCATCGGCCCTGACCCCCCGCGAGTGTGCGTTTCTGGCCGCCATGCTTCCCGGTCCCCGCGTCGCGTATAACCCGTACAAGAATCTCGATAAGGTCGTGAAGCGCTCGGACATGATCCTCCGTCTCCTGCGCGGCAAGGGGGTCCTTTCGGAAGGCGAGTACCGGCAGGCGTTGCAGCAGCTACCCAACGTGGCGGGCCTTCAGCGGAAGGTTGATGCAAGCATCAAGCAGGAAGAGACGACCTTCAGGAATACGTCTTCGGCCACCCTCCCCGGAGCGGGGGAGGAGCCGAAGAAGGAGGGGGAGCCGCTGCCGCCGGCTTCGCAACCGGCTCCGGAAGGAGCGCCTGGCGGAGACGGGCAGGGAGGCACCGCCTCGGTGGGTGGCGGCACTCAGGAGATGGAGAAGAAATGA
- the pdxA gene encoding 4-hydroxythreonine-4-phosphate dehydrogenase PdxA produces MKDQLPLVAVTMGDPSGIGPEIIVKALAWADISARCRPLVLGVRGALERALAVTGANLVIQPVGSDLPQQWEAGVLYLREVAALQPDDMVFGKPSLAGGEATFRSITEAARLCQAGIADGMATAPINKEALNRAGHHYPGHTELLAELTGTDDYVMMLAGKRLKVTLVTIHVALAEVPRLVTRERVLATIRITNRDVQRYFRPHPRIAVLSLNPHCGEGGLFGDEERTAIAPAVAAARREGIDAIGPLSADTLFHFAARGDYDAVVCMYHDQGLIPLKLLHFDDGVNVTLGLPIIRTSVDHGTAYDLAGTGTASERSMVAAIEMATEMALVRRRGTGSRGLQEETTQWEQ; encoded by the coding sequence ATGAAAGATCAGTTGCCCCTCGTCGCCGTCACCATGGGTGATCCATCTGGCATAGGTCCAGAGATAATCGTGAAGGCGCTGGCGTGGGCTGACATCAGTGCGAGGTGCCGCCCCCTCGTTCTTGGAGTACGGGGAGCCTTGGAACGGGCCCTTGCCGTTACCGGGGCGAATCTCGTTATCCAGCCGGTCGGAAGCGATCTCCCCCAACAATGGGAGGCCGGAGTGCTCTATCTTCGGGAGGTCGCCGCGCTTCAACCCGATGATATGGTATTCGGTAAACCGTCTCTGGCAGGGGGAGAGGCGACGTTTCGCAGCATCACCGAGGCGGCGCGTCTTTGCCAGGCAGGGATAGCCGATGGGATGGCGACGGCGCCGATCAACAAGGAGGCGCTCAATCGTGCTGGCCACCACTATCCGGGCCATACAGAGCTGCTGGCGGAGCTGACCGGCACAGACGACTACGTGATGATGCTTGCCGGAAAGCGGCTCAAGGTCACGCTCGTCACGATCCATGTGGCGCTGGCAGAGGTCCCGCGACTCGTGACGCGGGAGCGGGTGCTCGCCACCATCCGGATCACCAATCGGGATGTGCAGCGCTACTTCCGTCCCCATCCGCGCATCGCGGTGCTCTCCCTCAATCCCCACTGCGGGGAAGGGGGATTGTTTGGCGACGAAGAGCGGACCGCCATCGCCCCCGCGGTGGCTGCGGCACGGCGCGAAGGAATCGACGCCATCGGCCCCCTTTCGGCCGATACGCTCTTTCATTTTGCCGCCCGGGGCGACTATGATGCCGTCGTCTGCATGTATCACGACCAGGGACTCATCCCGTTGAAGCTTCTCCACTTTGACGATGGCGTCAATGTGACCCTTGGTCTCCCGATCATCCGCACGTCGGTCGATCATGGTACTGCCTATGATCTGGCAGGGACGGGGACGGCATCGGAGCGAAGCATGGTTGCTGCCATTGAGATGGCTACCGAGATGGCTCTCGTGCGGCGCAGGGGGACCGGGAGTCGCGGGCTGCAGGAGGAAACGACACAGTGGGAACAATGA
- a CDS encoding F0F1 ATP synthase subunit epsilon, with the protein MAEKITLELVTPYRKVLTEEVDEITATGALGEFGVLPGHAPLLSSLRIGELSYKKGGAVSHLALNWGYLEVKDDKAIVLVETAERADEIDFQRAKAALGRAEEALKKLTIEDKDYRVMEAALERATIRMQVASKAARK; encoded by the coding sequence ATGGCTGAAAAGATAACTCTTGAACTGGTAACCCCCTACCGCAAGGTCCTGACTGAAGAGGTCGACGAGATAACCGCCACGGGCGCACTCGGAGAATTCGGCGTTCTTCCCGGCCATGCGCCACTCCTTTCATCTCTGAGAATCGGTGAACTCAGCTACAAGAAGGGGGGTGCCGTCAGCCACCTTGCCCTTAACTGGGGGTACCTCGAGGTGAAGGACGACAAGGCTATCGTTCTTGTCGAAACCGCCGAGCGGGCCGATGAGATCGACTTTCAGCGGGCAAAGGCTGCACTTGGTCGCGCTGAGGAGGCGCTGAAGAAGCTTACCATCGAAGACAAGGATTATCGGGTGATGGAAGCCGCCCTCGAGCGTGCCACCATCCGGATGCAGGTGGCCTCCAAGGCGGCCCGTAAGTAG
- the atpD gene encoding F0F1 ATP synthase subunit beta, which produces MSQNIGKISQVIGAVVDVEFEPGKLPAIYNALKVTNPSIDDREYNLVLEVAQHLGENAVRTIAMDSTDGLVRGQEVLDTDKQISVPVGRKTLGRILNVVGEPVDEMGPVNAEKEYGIHRSAPAFEDQSTKVEAFTTGIKVVDLLAPYARGGKIGLFGGAGVGKTVLIMELINNIAKQHGGFSVFAGVGERTREGNDLWMEMKESGVIDKASLVYGQMNEPPGARARVALTALAIAEYFRDEENQNVLLFIDNIFRFTQAGSEVSALLGRIPSAVGYQPTLATEMGELQERITSTKKGSITSVQAIYVPADDLTDPAPATAFAHLDATTVLSRQIAELGIYPAVDPLDSTSRILDPQVVGDEHYKVARDVQYVLQRYKDLQDIIAILGMDELSEEDKLVVVRARKIQRFLSQPFHVAEAFTGTPGVYVELKDTIKGFSEIVAGKHDDIPEQAFYMVGTIEEAIEKAKKLAA; this is translated from the coding sequence ATGAGCCAGAACATCGGAAAAATTTCGCAGGTCATCGGCGCCGTCGTCGACGTCGAGTTTGAGCCAGGCAAGCTGCCGGCAATCTACAATGCTCTCAAGGTCACCAATCCGTCCATCGACGACCGCGAGTACAACCTGGTGCTCGAGGTTGCCCAGCACCTGGGTGAGAATGCGGTTCGGACCATCGCTATGGATTCCACTGACGGTCTCGTGAGAGGTCAGGAGGTCCTTGACACCGACAAGCAGATTTCGGTTCCCGTCGGCCGCAAGACCCTCGGCCGCATTCTGAACGTTGTGGGTGAGCCTGTTGACGAGATGGGCCCGGTTAATGCCGAGAAGGAATATGGTATCCACCGTTCGGCTCCCGCCTTTGAGGATCAGTCCACCAAGGTTGAGGCATTCACCACCGGCATCAAGGTCGTCGACCTGCTCGCTCCCTACGCCCGGGGCGGCAAGATCGGCCTCTTCGGCGGCGCCGGCGTCGGCAAGACCGTTCTCATCATGGAGCTCATCAACAACATCGCCAAGCAGCACGGTGGCTTCTCGGTTTTCGCCGGGGTTGGCGAGCGTACCCGTGAAGGGAACGACCTCTGGATGGAAATGAAGGAGTCCGGGGTTATCGACAAGGCCTCCCTGGTTTACGGCCAGATGAACGAGCCTCCCGGGGCCCGTGCCCGAGTTGCGCTGACCGCCCTCGCCATCGCCGAATACTTTCGGGATGAAGAGAACCAGAACGTGCTCCTCTTCATCGACAACATCTTCCGGTTTACCCAGGCAGGTTCCGAGGTTTCCGCGCTCCTCGGCCGGATTCCTTCCGCCGTCGGCTACCAGCCGACCCTCGCTACCGAAATGGGTGAGCTCCAGGAGCGGATCACCTCCACCAAGAAGGGGTCCATTACCTCGGTTCAGGCCATCTACGTTCCGGCCGACGACCTGACGGACCCGGCGCCGGCGACGGCCTTCGCCCACCTCGACGCGACGACGGTTCTTTCCCGTCAAATCGCCGAGCTCGGCATCTACCCGGCCGTTGACCCCCTCGACTCAACTTCCCGGATTCTCGACCCACAGGTCGTGGGAGACGAGCACTACAAGGTCGCCCGTGACGTTCAGTACGTCCTCCAGCGGTACAAGGACCTCCAGGACATCATCGCCATTCTCGGTATGGACGAACTTTCCGAGGAGGACAAACTCGTCGTTGTCCGTGCCCGGAAGATCCAGCGTTTCCTCTCCCAGCCGTTCCACGTTGCCGAGGCATTCACCGGCACTCCCGGCGTCTACGTCGAGCTCAAGGACACCATCAAGGGGTTCAGTGAGATCGTGGCCGGCAAGCATGACGATATTCCCGAGCAGGCATTCTACATGGTCGGCACCATTGAGGAAGCCATTGAGAAGGCCAAAAAGCTCGCCGCGTAA